A stretch of the Polyangiaceae bacterium genome encodes the following:
- the rnpA gene encoding ribonuclease P protein component, with the protein MNQSSKARDGQQCFPALRRVRTPGEFRRCQQTGRRLHTSHFVLVVYARGDDAPARLGLTVSRRTGNAVARNRMKRLLRQAFRTAEVEWPRGIDLVIIAKQGPGELSAGDVSAELGAAREAFAKRVAQARKDAQKRASKLAGSG; encoded by the coding sequence GTGAACCAGAGCTCGAAAGCGCGGGATGGGCAGCAATGCTTTCCCGCGCTTCGACGCGTCCGCACCCCAGGAGAGTTCCGTCGCTGTCAGCAAACCGGGCGAAGACTGCATACTTCGCACTTCGTGCTGGTCGTGTATGCGCGAGGAGATGATGCGCCAGCGCGGCTTGGGCTGACGGTGTCTCGACGCACTGGCAACGCGGTCGCGCGAAATCGCATGAAACGCCTGCTGCGCCAGGCGTTTCGCACGGCTGAGGTCGAGTGGCCGCGAGGCATCGACCTCGTGATCATCGCGAAGCAGGGCCCCGGAGAGCTGAGCGCAGGCGACGTCTCTGCCGAACTCGGCGCCGCACGAGAGGCGTTTGCAAAGCGCGTCGCTCAGGCGCGCAAAGACGCACAAAAGCGCGCATCCAAGCTGGCAGGGTCTGG
- the rpmH gene encoding 50S ribosomal protein L34, with amino-acid sequence MKRTYQPHNISRLRTHGFRKRLETSGGQKVLKNRRRKGRWRLAVSAYKK; translated from the coding sequence ATGAAGCGCACTTACCAGCCGCACAACATCAGCCGGCTCCGCACCCACGGCTTCCGCAAGCGCCTCGAGACCAGCGGTGGCCAGAAGGTCCTGAAGAACCGTCGTCGCAAGGGGCGCTGGCGCCTCGCCGTGTCGGCCTACAAGAAGTAA
- the rpmG gene encoding 50S ribosomal protein L33 has protein sequence MRDNIRLVSSAGTGFIYYTTKNKKKQAGKMEIKKYDPVVRQHVVFKEAKMPPHSK, from the coding sequence ATGCGTGACAATATCCGCTTAGTTTCCAGCGCCGGCACCGGCTTCATCTATTACACCACCAAGAACAAGAAGAAGCAGGCGGGCAAGATGGAGATCAAGAAGTACGATCCCGTCGTTCGCCAGCACGTGGTGTTCAAAGAAGCCAAGATGCCGCCTCACTCCAAGTGA
- a CDS encoding DUF1499 domain-containing protein, whose translation MSFLKETRIKFWLLALGAGALAFVLTQGASRLTPFSVWPIINDVATGETAQYPDIKPQRFNHPPEQVLEAAGGAVRSLPNWKVESQSDGELHAIRTTRLFRFKDDIWVRVSKTDDGWTKVWIRSKSRVGKGDFGQNARNIRELQAALSSRL comes from the coding sequence GTGAGTTTCCTCAAAGAAACGCGCATCAAGTTCTGGCTCCTCGCGCTCGGCGCCGGAGCGCTAGCGTTCGTCTTGACGCAGGGCGCCAGCAGGCTCACACCCTTCAGTGTGTGGCCCATCATCAATGACGTCGCGACCGGGGAGACCGCTCAGTACCCCGACATCAAGCCCCAGCGCTTCAACCATCCACCAGAGCAGGTGCTCGAGGCCGCGGGCGGCGCCGTACGCTCCCTTCCAAACTGGAAGGTCGAGAGTCAGTCAGACGGAGAGCTTCACGCGATACGCACCACGCGGTTGTTCCGCTTCAAGGACGACATCTGGGTCCGCGTCTCGAAGACCGATGACGGTTGGACCAAGGTCTGGATCCGCAGCAAGTCTCGCGTCGGCAAGGGAGACTTCGGACAAAATGCCCGCAACATCCGCGAGTTGCAGGCGGCGCTCAGCTCCCGCTTGTGA
- a CDS encoding OmpA family protein, whose translation MIQIRRLLSIVLPALALLFVSGHAHAQQTTFYLDRIQISGAPDDGFAVWRPYMSPKTRIYGAAALGYTLNPLRTSVVTDDPKAERDSANIMRHQLIAHLQAGAELASRLGVNITIPVAVFQEGGADPQVNGIGGGLERRTVALHDIRLDARVRAFETDDGFMRLGGGAALWIPVGDAESFAGDDQLTGYLYGSAEFDFGPFYISGNVGPHFRPERGIGGVNGNLFLASELRYAGGAYLPLREGTILLGGELWGTTGIGNVGPDDHSSLFAGQNTDFEWLGFLRLALDDQKRWYFKGGGGTRLAAGYGSPDVRVLAQIGTYTTIEDTTPGQVARRYRDAPDVDMQDKDTDGDGYPDDVDACPTVKEDGKPPNPTDGCPAPADRDGDGILDDIDKCPDEPEDKDGVQDSDGCPEEDPDKDGIPDAEDACPTEPGLKNKVAEKNGCPGSTKFVEGSDEIQLLQPIQFETGKSVIKKVSYPILDEVVMLLKSRDDLRIAVHGHTDSRGSRDLNTRLSKARAKACMDYLIAHGIKASRLESEGFGPDKPVAPNDTEAGRAKNRRVEFRILE comes from the coding sequence ATGATTCAGATCCGGCGCCTGCTCTCAATTGTCCTTCCGGCTTTAGCCCTCTTGTTCGTTAGCGGCCACGCCCACGCGCAACAGACGACGTTCTACTTGGATCGCATCCAAATCAGCGGTGCGCCCGACGACGGCTTCGCGGTTTGGCGGCCCTATATGTCACCGAAGACGCGCATCTATGGTGCGGCGGCGCTCGGCTACACGTTGAACCCGCTGCGCACATCGGTCGTCACCGATGACCCCAAGGCCGAACGGGACTCGGCGAACATCATGCGACACCAGCTGATTGCTCACCTCCAGGCGGGCGCTGAGCTGGCGAGTCGCCTCGGCGTGAACATCACGATCCCCGTCGCGGTGTTCCAGGAAGGCGGCGCGGACCCACAGGTCAACGGCATTGGCGGCGGCCTGGAGCGACGCACCGTCGCCCTACACGACATCCGCCTCGACGCTCGCGTACGCGCATTCGAGACCGACGATGGCTTCATGCGCCTCGGCGGCGGCGCTGCGCTGTGGATTCCAGTTGGCGATGCGGAGTCTTTCGCCGGCGATGACCAGCTCACCGGCTACCTCTACGGCTCCGCCGAGTTCGACTTCGGCCCGTTCTACATCTCGGGCAACGTCGGTCCGCATTTCCGCCCGGAACGCGGTATCGGAGGCGTGAACGGCAATCTCTTCTTGGCTAGCGAGCTGCGCTACGCGGGCGGCGCCTACCTCCCACTGCGTGAAGGCACCATCCTGCTCGGTGGCGAGCTCTGGGGCACCACGGGTATCGGCAACGTCGGCCCGGATGATCACAGCAGCTTGTTCGCCGGCCAGAACACCGACTTCGAGTGGCTCGGCTTCCTACGGTTGGCTCTCGACGACCAGAAGCGCTGGTACTTCAAAGGCGGCGGCGGCACGCGACTCGCAGCGGGCTACGGCTCGCCCGACGTGCGCGTGCTCGCGCAGATCGGCACCTACACCACCATTGAAGACACCACGCCCGGGCAAGTCGCGCGCCGCTATCGAGATGCGCCTGACGTCGACATGCAGGACAAGGACACGGATGGCGATGGCTATCCCGATGACGTCGACGCCTGCCCGACGGTCAAGGAAGACGGAAAGCCGCCGAATCCGACGGACGGCTGCCCTGCACCGGCTGATCGTGACGGCGACGGCATCCTAGACGACATCGACAAGTGTCCCGACGAGCCGGAAGACAAGGACGGCGTACAGGACAGCGACGGCTGCCCCGAGGAGGATCCGGACAAGGACGGCATCCCCGACGCTGAGGACGCTTGCCCCACGGAACCGGGCTTGAAGAACAAGGTAGCCGAAAAGAACGGCTGCCCCGGCTCCACGAAGTTCGTCGAAGGTTCTGACGAGATCCAGCTGCTCCAGCCCATCCAGTTCGAGACGGGCAAGAGCGTCATCAAGAAGGTCAGCTACCCAATCCTCGACGAGGTGGTGATGCTGCTCAAGTCGCGTGACGACTTGCGCATCGCGGTCCACGGGCACACCGACAGCCGCGGCTCGCGAGACCTGAACACTCGCCTCAGTAAGGCACGCGCCAAGGCCTGCATGGACTACTTGATTGCCCACGGCATCAAGGCGAGTCGCCTGGAGTCCGAAGGCTTTGGGCCTGACAAACCTGTGGCGCCCAACGACACCGAGGCAGGACGCGCGAAGAACCGGCGCGTCGAGTTCCGCATCCTCGAATAG
- a CDS encoding CAP domain-containing protein: protein MPFWTDTRPWLVGGLSAMFALCLSCNPPQTPLPPNLIEAPEEPALEPIPAEPVFDQPLSWQQFAKPPEAAPAPDPSTEAYLQACGQGEAALHRVATHVANLQLGGAPEPDMAEVVFALRSQGSPYVWPRVWTLEGGSLDQDDVVKRIQAWVSRSRAEGQVRCGISKVSNGEHEVLALIAVDALADLQRAIPLRQRTSTFVRFEAHLRVQASDAQLVVLGPGGRPKNVLTSLSSSGVTASFSADQPGRWVAQLLATTGSGPRPLLEVEFYADVDPPSAPDASPVPGEGPVEGPPETQLLTWLNATRASQGLGKLRGNPQLDKLARAHAEAMRDKNQLAHDVGDGNPKQRIVAAGLTPRLAGENVARARTLERAHRTLWLSPSHRGNLLHPGFKEVGIGIVQDEKGNWWVAELFAAF from the coding sequence ATGCCGTTCTGGACTGACACGCGACCCTGGCTCGTCGGCGGCCTGAGCGCGATGTTCGCGCTCTGCCTGAGCTGCAACCCGCCGCAAACGCCGTTGCCACCCAACCTGATCGAGGCGCCCGAGGAGCCCGCGCTGGAACCTATCCCCGCGGAACCAGTTTTCGATCAGCCGCTGAGTTGGCAGCAGTTCGCGAAGCCACCAGAAGCCGCCCCGGCGCCAGATCCTTCCACGGAGGCGTACCTCCAGGCCTGTGGTCAAGGCGAGGCCGCACTGCATCGGGTGGCGACACACGTCGCGAACCTTCAGCTTGGAGGGGCGCCGGAGCCCGACATGGCTGAGGTGGTCTTCGCGCTTCGTAGCCAAGGATCGCCCTATGTCTGGCCACGAGTCTGGACGCTCGAAGGCGGAAGTCTGGACCAGGACGACGTGGTCAAGAGGATCCAGGCATGGGTCAGTCGTTCCCGCGCGGAAGGTCAGGTGCGCTGTGGCATCTCGAAGGTGAGCAACGGAGAGCACGAGGTGCTGGCCTTGATCGCGGTGGATGCATTGGCCGACCTGCAACGAGCAATCCCGCTACGGCAGCGCACGAGCACCTTTGTCCGCTTCGAGGCCCACCTGCGGGTGCAGGCGAGCGACGCTCAGCTCGTGGTGTTGGGCCCTGGTGGGCGCCCGAAGAACGTACTCACTTCGCTCTCGTCATCGGGTGTCACCGCTAGCTTCAGCGCAGATCAACCCGGGCGCTGGGTCGCCCAGCTGTTGGCGACCACGGGGTCGGGTCCCCGACCACTGTTGGAGGTCGAGTTCTACGCAGACGTCGATCCTCCGAGCGCCCCCGACGCAAGCCCCGTCCCCGGCGAAGGCCCAGTGGAAGGTCCACCGGAAACTCAGCTACTCACCTGGCTCAACGCGACACGGGCGAGTCAAGGCTTGGGGAAGCTCCGAGGCAACCCGCAGCTCGATAAGCTGGCACGGGCTCATGCCGAGGCGATGCGCGACAAGAACCAGCTGGCCCACGACGTGGGAGACGGCAACCCGAAGCAGCGCATCGTGGCGGCGGGGCTCACCCCGCGGCTCGCAGGAGAAAACGTGGCGCGAGCGCGGACGCTGGAGCGGGCCCACCGCACGCTTTGGCTGAGTCCGAGCCATCGCGGCAATCTGCTGCACCCGGGGTTCAAAGAGGTTGGCATCGGGATTGTGCAAGACGAGAAGGGCAATTGGTGGGTCGCCGAGCTTTTCGCCGCGTTTTAG
- a CDS encoding MCE family protein, giving the protein MGRFTTAAKVGLFAAVMVVAGFLIWRFVNKTAASRNGYTVYVLLDDATGIAKHSQVKIAGIPVGNIDDVRLEGGKARVDIKMQPDVPLFEDAAVAKQSSSLLGEYFLAIAPGTDGRVQLEDGDRIKNVIEAATTDEILKDVRDIAKKVKLVADSLADTVGSDQGKDNIKETLKNLAEVTDQLNKTVKENRTSIRNILTNVEGITAKGAPEVDAILKDVRAVTTEVRRLTTTEGKDGKQDPGEIRQIISKLNKASSSLERSLDNIDTVSGRLARGEGTLGRLTKDEKLINEIEGITEDVGDFVGGINRLQTIVGLRTDYQFLSSTVKSYVELRLQPREDKYYSIEIVNDPRGLTRYEQTDVDSTNPNDPAHYREIRTVTTNAFRFSLQFAQRFGPLTGRFGIKESTGGVGLDLALFDDRFELRQDLFGFGEVIRPRWRIGLGYEFITRLWLMGGVDDLLNPDRRDYFVGLNLMFNDEDLKSILPFAPSP; this is encoded by the coding sequence ATGGGCCGGTTCACCACAGCTGCGAAGGTTGGGCTCTTCGCTGCGGTCATGGTGGTCGCGGGCTTCTTGATCTGGCGTTTCGTCAACAAGACCGCGGCCTCCCGCAATGGCTACACCGTTTACGTGCTGCTCGACGACGCGACGGGCATCGCCAAGCACTCCCAGGTCAAGATCGCTGGTATTCCGGTCGGCAATATCGACGACGTTCGCCTTGAAGGGGGCAAAGCACGTGTCGACATCAAGATGCAGCCCGACGTCCCGCTGTTCGAGGACGCCGCGGTCGCCAAGCAGAGCTCTTCCTTGCTTGGAGAGTACTTCCTGGCGATTGCGCCAGGCACCGACGGCAGGGTTCAGCTCGAGGACGGCGACCGCATCAAGAACGTCATCGAGGCGGCGACCACCGATGAGATCCTGAAGGATGTTCGCGACATCGCGAAGAAGGTGAAGCTCGTCGCAGACAGTCTTGCGGACACGGTCGGAAGCGATCAGGGCAAAGACAACATCAAGGAGACGCTGAAGAACCTGGCCGAGGTCACGGATCAACTGAACAAGACGGTCAAAGAGAACCGCACCAGTATTCGCAACATCCTGACGAACGTTGAAGGCATCACCGCCAAAGGGGCGCCAGAAGTAGATGCCATCCTCAAGGATGTCCGGGCGGTGACCACCGAAGTCCGGAGGCTCACCACGACCGAGGGCAAGGACGGCAAGCAAGACCCAGGCGAGATCCGTCAGATCATCAGCAAGCTCAACAAGGCGAGCAGCAGCTTGGAGCGCTCCCTCGACAACATCGATACCGTCAGTGGTCGGCTTGCTCGGGGGGAGGGAACACTTGGGCGGCTCACCAAAGACGAAAAGCTGATCAACGAGATCGAAGGCATCACTGAAGACGTGGGTGACTTCGTCGGTGGGATCAATCGCCTGCAGACCATCGTTGGGCTTCGCACCGACTATCAATTCTTGTCGAGCACCGTGAAGAGCTACGTAGAGCTCCGGTTGCAACCTCGAGAAGACAAGTACTACTCCATCGAGATCGTCAACGATCCGCGCGGCTTGACCCGCTACGAGCAGACTGACGTCGACTCCACGAACCCCAACGACCCGGCGCACTATCGCGAGATCCGTACGGTAACGACGAACGCCTTCCGCTTCTCCTTGCAGTTTGCTCAGCGCTTCGGTCCGCTGACCGGGCGCTTCGGCATCAAGGAGTCGACGGGTGGTGTCGGGCTCGATCTGGCGCTCTTCGACGACCGCTTCGAGCTGCGCCAGGACCTGTTCGGCTTTGGTGAGGTGATTCGGCCGCGCTGGCGTATCGGATTGGGCTACGAGTTCATTACTCGACTTTGGCTAATGGGCGGCGTCGATGACCTCCTGAACCCCGACCGGCGGGACTACTTCGTAGGTTTGAACCTGATGTTCAACGACGAGGACTTGAAGAGCATCCTGCCCTTCGCGCCGTCTCCGTGA